GTTGTAGAGCTCCGGCTCCCGTAACATCTTGCCCAGGCTACCCTGCCCCCTCTTGAGGCTGTCGGAGATTACATTGAGGTTGGTCATGGCCTGGTTGGCATTATTGTACAGAGAGGGGTCGTTAATCAATTTTCCCACCGTCCCCTTGCTGCCCTTAATCAGCAATATCAGATGATTCAGGCTGACCAGGGCCGAATCCAGGTTCACATAAAGCCGGGGATCGTCCACCATTTTGCCCAGGGTACCAGTGCCGCGCTCCACTTTTTTCATGATGACATTCAGAGACAGCGCCGTGGACCGCATGGTGTCGGCGATTTCAGCGGCCCGGGCCAGGATCTCCTCGGGCGGCATCACTACTATGGTGATCAACTCCTCCCCGTTATTGAGCATCGGCTGGTCCATGGGGGCCGGGACTATCTCCACCAATTTGTCGCCCAAAAGCCCCTGGCTGCTGATCTTGGCCACCGAGCCCCGGCGGATTCGGGACTGGGCCTGCTTTTCTATCCTTAAGCGGGCCTCCACCTTTTGGCGGCCCCCGATCTCCACCAGGGCGATCCTATTGACCACTCCCACCTGGAATCCGGAGACCCGCACCGGGGCCCCTTCCTGCAGCCCGCTGACATCGTCGAACCGGGCGTTCAGAAAATAACGCTGTTTTAGCAGCCCCTGGCGTTCCCCCACCGAAAGCACGGCGATCAGGGCCACCGCCAGGCCCAGGGCTATCAGCAGGCCCACCTTGAATTCATGGGACAGTTTATTGATTGGCATTTTCGATCGTTCCCCCTTTAATAAAGTCCTGGACGAATTTTAGTTTGGAGCCTTTGAGTTCGTTGGATGTTCCGGAGAAAAGTATCTCGCCGTCCTTGATTACTTCAAAGCGGTCGGCCACCATAAAGGCATTGGCTATTTCGTGGGTCACCACGATGGAGCCGACTTTGTACTCGTCTTTTAGCTTGTTGATCAGGTCATTGATCTTGCGCGAGGTCAGCGGGTCCAGGCCGGTGGTGGGTTCGTCGTAGAACATGTAGCGCGGATCTAGCACGATGGCTCGGGCCAGGGCCACCCGTTTCTTCATGCCGCCGGAAAGTTCCGAGGGCATCAGCTGCTCGGCGCCGGAAAGCTCCACAAAACTGAGGGCCTGGACCACTTTTTGGGAGATCTCGTCCTCGCTCAGTTTAAGGTGCTCCCGCAACGGATAGGCCACGTTCTCCTTGACGTTCATGGAGTCGAACAGGGCCGAGCCCTGGAAAAGCATTCCGATCTTTTTCCGCAAGAACAGCATCTGCTCCTCGCGGTAATCGGTGGTATCCTCGCCGTCAATCACGATCCGCCCCCGGTCCTGTTTGAGCAGCCGCAGGATGATCTTCAGGGTAACGCTCTTGCCGCAGCCTGAACGTCCCAGTATCGCCAGGGTTTCGCCCTGATTGATTTTGAGACTCACCCCTTTTAAAACCGGCTTGCCCTCGAAGGATTTATGTATGTCAAATAGCTCGATCATCGAAGTTTTTACGTTTGTCGTTTACAGTTTGCAGCTTGCAGCTTGCAGTCTATTGTTCATCGATAAATGATAACTGACAACCCCACAAACCCCAATCATCAAATCCCATATCCCTATCACATTCCCAACAGGAACAACACCTTGGTGATGAAGGCGTCCAGTACAAAGACCAAGACCGAGGAAACCACTACCGTGCGGGTTACCGCATCGCCCACCCCCTTGGTCCCGCCCCGGGCGGTCAGGCCAAAATAGCAGGCCACGATGGAGATCATCCCACCGAATATCAGGGGTTTGATGAATCCGCTGATCAGGTCGTTGAAAACCAGCGCATTGACCGCCGAGGTCCGGTAAAAGTTGGCGGTCAAGCCCAGGTTCATCACGCTGACCAGCATCCCGCCCAGGATCCCGATCAGGTCGCCCACCACCACTAATATCGGCAGCATGATCACCGCCGCCAAAAACCGGGTCAGCACTAATTTCCGGATGGGATCGGTGGCCAGGGCCCGCATGGCGTCTATCTGCTCCGAGACCTGCATCGAGCCCAGCTCGGCGGTGATGCCCGCCCCCACCCGCCCGGCGAAGACCAGGGAGATCAGCACCGGCCCCAGCTCGCGCACCAGCGAAACCGAGACGATGCCGCCCACATAGAGCTTGGCCCCGAAGCGCATCAGGGCGTAGCCGATCTGAAAAGCCAGCACGAAGCCAGTGAAAAACGAGGTCAGCACCACAATCGGCAGGGAATCCACCCCCACCCGGTCCATCTGTTCCCAGATCAGTGTGGGGTAATAGGGCGGCCGGGCCAGCCTTTTGGCCACTTCCCAGTGGAAGGCAAAAAAACGGTAAAGGGCTTCCACCGTGGAGGCGGCGGTATTTAAAATGTAATCTTTCATTTGATACGTATGTTCATTTTATGACTGACTGGTCGGTCATTATACTGCTTATTTTGGGTTTTGTCAAGCGAAAAAGAAATATTTTTTAGAAATGTGAAGGCGGAAAACAAACCAGTTGTTTTCCGCCTTTAATCCGTTCGTATTTCTTGAAAGGAATAGCTCTTATTTTCAAACTACTTGCCTTTTAATGGGTGTGATCCTGGTCAGATGTTTCCTTATCTGGGTTATAACCCTTCTAAGTAGCTGTAAATAAATAAGCTTTACAAGTTATTATTGAGGCTCGGGTAAATTGTATAATTCCATTCTCCATGAAATCTTTCGGGCTTAAGGTTGACCCGGGCAATTTCTTCATTTGATATTTTGCGTCCGACGGGA
Above is a window of candidate division TA06 bacterium DNA encoding:
- a CDS encoding MCE family protein; its protein translation is MPINKLSHEFKVGLLIALGLAVALIAVLSVGERQGLLKQRYFLNARFDDVSGLQEGAPVRVSGFQVGVVNRIALVEIGGRQKVEARLRIEKQAQSRIRRGSVAKISSQGLLGDKLVEIVPAPMDQPMLNNGEELITIVVMPPEEILARAAEIADTMRSTALSLNVIMKKVERGTGTLGKMVDDPRLYVNLDSALVSLNHLILLIKGSKGTVGKLINDPSLYNNANQAMTNLNVISDSLKRGQGSLGKMLREPELYNALDSTSQRLNVILGRMEKGEGNLGKLSKDEELYKNLKESSEELNKLIKDIKKDPKRYFSIF
- a CDS encoding ABC transporter ATP-binding protein, with product MIELFDIHKSFEGKPVLKGVSLKINQGETLAILGRSGCGKSVTLKIILRLLKQDRGRIVIDGEDTTDYREEQMLFLRKKIGMLFQGSALFDSMNVKENVAYPLREHLKLSEDEISQKVVQALSFVELSGAEQLMPSELSGGMKKRVALARAIVLDPRYMFYDEPTTGLDPLTSRKINDLINKLKDEYKVGSIVVTHEIANAFMVADRFEVIKDGEILFSGTSNELKGSKLKFVQDFIKGGTIENANQ
- a CDS encoding ABC transporter permease, with translation MKDYILNTAASTVEALYRFFAFHWEVAKRLARPPYYPTLIWEQMDRVGVDSLPIVVLTSFFTGFVLAFQIGYALMRFGAKLYVGGIVSVSLVRELGPVLISLVFAGRVGAGITAELGSMQVSEQIDAMRALATDPIRKLVLTRFLAAVIMLPILVVVGDLIGILGGMLVSVMNLGLTANFYRTSAVNALVFNDLISGFIKPLIFGGMISIVACYFGLTARGGTKGVGDAVTRTVVVSSVLVFVLDAFITKVLFLLGM